The following proteins are co-located in the Lepus europaeus isolate LE1 chromosome 15, mLepTim1.pri, whole genome shotgun sequence genome:
- the LOC133774290 gene encoding LOW QUALITY PROTEIN: epimerase family protein SDR39U1-like (The sequence of the model RefSeq protein was modified relative to this genomic sequence to represent the inferred CDS: inserted 1 base in 1 codon) — MAALSSLGRLRRDEPGGRTGFIGTALAQLLRARGHEVTLVSRQRGPGRITWDALAQSELPSCDAVVNLAGANILNPLRRWNEAFQEEVVSSRLETTKILAKAISEAPQRPQAWVLVTGXYYQPSQTAEYDEDSPGGDFDFFSKLVAKWEAAARLPGHSTRQVVVRSGVVLGRGGGAIGHMLLPFRLGLGGPIGSGHQFFPWIHIGDLTGIVAYALEADHVQGVLNGVAPASTTTNAEFAQALGTALGRPAFIPLPSIVVQAIFGRERAIMLLEGQKVVPRRTLAAGYQYSFPELGAALKEVVA, encoded by the exons CAGTCTCGGCCGCCTTCGGAGAGACGAACCGGGTGGCAGGACGGGCTTCATCGGGACAGCCCTAGCCCAGCTGCTAAGAGCCCGGGGCCACGAAGTGACGCTGGTCTCCCGACAGCGGGGTCCCGGCCGGATCACCTGGGACGCGCTCGCCCAGTCCGAGCTGCCCAGCTGCGACGCCGTGGTCAACCTGGCCGGAGCGAACATCCTCAACCCTCTCCGAAGGTGGAATGAAGCCTTCCAGGAAGAGGTTGTCAGCAGCCGCCTGGAGACCACGAAGATACTGGCTAAAGCCATCAGCGAGGCCCCACAACGCCCCCAGGCCTGGGTCTTAGTCACAG CTTACTACCAGCCCAGCCAGACTGCAGAGTATGATGAAGACAGCCCAGGAGGGGATTTTGACTTTTTCTCCAAGCTCGTAGCCAAGTGGGAAGCTGCAGCCAGGCTTCCTGGACACTCTACACGCCAGGTGGTGGTGCGCTCTGGAGTTGTGCTGGGCCGTGGTGGTGGTGCCATTGGCCACATGCTGCTGCCCTTCCGCCTGGGCCTGGGGGGCCCCATCGGCTCAGGCCATCAGTTCTTCCCTTGGATACACATTGGGGACCTGACAGGAATCGTGGCCTATGCCCTGGAAGCAGACCACGTGCAGGGAGTCCTGAATGGAGTAGCCCCAGCCTCTACCACTACCAATGCGGAGTTTGCCCAGGCCTTGGGCACTGCCCTTGGCCGCCCGGCCTTCATCCCTCTgcccagtattgtggtgcaagCTATCTTTGGGCGAGAACGTGCCATTATGCTACTGGAGGGCCAGAAGGTGGTCCCGCGGCGGACACTGGCTGCTGGCTACCAGTATTCCTTCCCAGAGCTCGGGGCTGCCTTGAAGGAAGTCGTAGCCTAA